Proteins encoded together in one Cicer arietinum cultivar CDC Frontier isolate Library 1 chromosome 4, Cicar.CDCFrontier_v2.0, whole genome shotgun sequence window:
- the LOC101513381 gene encoding pentatricopeptide repeat-containing protein At5g56310 produces MNSPLIQILSNTIHHCQKTWTLTSEQILQQLLSHCTNLTHLQQTHSFMLKTSLFQNDIHLSRFIHKSASLNFPNYSFSIFTSLNHNRPFPIFVYNNIIYAFSSSNPTRAVSLFNVVRRLGLSLDSYSLPYVLKAVGSLNDIVLGKQVHCIGVVTGLDCYVSVVASIVQMYCCCGNDVWSARKVFDDGLVLFGGDGGAVWNAMIVGYAKVGDVFNAQKLFDKMPQMDKNVFSWTALISGYTQAHNPNEAIKLFRRMQLENVKPDEIAILAVLSACADLGALHLGEWIHNYIEKHKLNKIVPLYNSLIDMYAKSGNISKALKLFENMNHKTIITWTTMIAGLALHGLGKEALHVFSRMEKEGRVKPNEVTFIAVLCACSHVRLVEQGLNYFTSMRSRYGIEPKVEHYGCMIDLLGRAGLVQEAKELVSQMPFEANAAIWGSLLASSTRCGDAELAAEALRHLTVLEPNHSGNYSLLSNTYASLGRWNESRMVRKVMRDAGVEKMPGLSYIEVNNIVYEFIAGDKSTIYSVGISDTLHSLDGHVKIEDQ; encoded by the exons ATGAATTcgccactaattcaaatactcTCCAACACCATACACCACTGTCAAAAAACATGGACACTAACATCAGAACAAATACTCCAACAACTACTCTCTCATTGCACCAACCTAACCCATCTCCAACAAACACACTCCTTCATGCTAAAAACATCACTCTTCCAAAACGACATCCACCTCTCCCGTTTCATTCATAAATCTGCTTCTCTCAATTTCCCAAACTACTCTTTTTCAATCTTCACCTCTCTCAATCACAACCGTCCATTTCCCATCTTCGTCTACAACAACATAATCTACGCATTTTCTTCATCCAACCCTACACGTGCCGTTTCGTTATTCAACGTCGTTCGTCGTCTCGGCTTGTCGCTTGACTCCTACTCTTTGCCTTACGTTTTGAAAGCTGTTGGTTCTTTAAACGACATCGTTTTGGGAAAACAGGTTCATTGTATTGGTGTTGTTACTGGTTTGGATTGTTATGTTAGTGTTGTTGCTTCGATTGTTCAAATGTATTGTTGTTGTGGTAATGATGTTTGGTCTGCACGGAAGGTGTTTGATGATGGATTGGTGTTGTTTGGAGGAGATGGCGGTGCTGTTTGGAATGCTATGATTGTGGGTTATGCTAAAGTGGGTGATGTGTTTAATGCACAGAAGTTGTTTGATAAAATGCCTCAAATGGATAAGAATGTTTTTTCATGGACGGCTCTTATTTCGGGTTACACGCAG GCTCATAATCCCAATGAGGCTATTAAGCTCTTCCGTAGAATGCAGCTTGAGAATGTGAAGCCAGATGAAATTGCAATTTTAGCTGTGCTATCTGCCTGTGCTGATTTGGGTGCTCTTCACTTGGGAGAATGGATCCACAACTACATTGAAAAGCACAAATTGAACAAGATCGTTCCTCTTTACAACTCACTCATAGACATGTATGCCAAATCAGGCAACATTAGTAAAGCACTAAAATTGTTTGAGAATATGAATCATAAAACAATTATAACATGGACAACAATGATCGCCGGGCTTGCTTTACATGGTTTAGGAAAGGAGGCCCTTCATGTATTTTCTCGCATGGAGAAGGAGGGTCGAGTCAAGCCAAACGAAGTCACTTTTATCGCCGTCCTATGTGCTTGTAGCCATGTTAGATTGGTCGAACAAGGCCTCAATTATTTCACGTCTATGAGGTCTAGATATGGAATCGAACCTAAGGTTGAACATTATGGCTGCATGATTGATTTGCTTGGGCGTGCTGGCCTTGTTCAAGAAGCAAAAGAACTGGTTTCCCAGATGCCATTTGAAGCAAATGCAGCTATATGGGGATCCCTTCTTGCTTCATCAACTAGATGCGGCGATGCTGAGCTAGCAGCGGAAGCATTGCGTCATCTCACAGTGTTGGAGCCCAACCATTCTGGGAATTATTCACTCTTGTCGAATACCTATGCTTCACTTGGTAGATGGAATGAATCTAGGATGGTAAGGAAGGTTATGCGGGATGCAGGCGTGGAAAAGATGCCGGGTCTCAGTTATATTGAGGTGAACAACATAGTATATGAATTCATTGCTGGAGACAAATCAACCATCTACTCTGTTGGCATATCTGATACTTTGCATAGCTTAGATGGACATGTAAAGATAGAGGACCAGTAG